One region of Vicinamibacteria bacterium genomic DNA includes:
- a CDS encoding helix-turn-helix domain-containing protein — MRSWEVVGGLGDVITATQPQRFAERILSLVRTELHVLRSAMFVREQDRVRLFCSRGTDQPVLDFVAYAWSRRREALENGEVVTFTEDTTGPPEARAALVGGATAAYVVPMRIGESLEGLLYVDCPAPLKKGQLKAIVQLARLATPAITGALRHSPTVASYLEETTIDEVMRDQLLLMFERHEWNISRVARALGVTRRTIYLRIGRLGIKRQHVRKTPAKRHAT; from the coding sequence TTGAGATCTTGGGAGGTAGTAGGCGGGTTGGGGGACGTGATAACCGCGACGCAACCGCAGAGGTTCGCGGAGCGGATCCTCTCCCTCGTGAGGACGGAGCTGCATGTTCTGAGGAGCGCGATGTTTGTGCGGGAACAAGACCGGGTGCGCTTGTTCTGTTCCCGGGGGACGGATCAACCGGTGCTGGACTTCGTGGCCTACGCCTGGTCGCGGCGCCGCGAAGCGCTTGAGAATGGCGAAGTGGTCACCTTCACTGAGGACACCACCGGCCCGCCGGAAGCGCGAGCCGCGCTCGTGGGCGGGGCGACAGCCGCGTATGTTGTCCCAATGAGAATCGGGGAGAGCCTAGAAGGGCTCTTGTACGTAGATTGCCCTGCGCCCCTTAAGAAGGGTCAGCTGAAGGCGATCGTGCAACTGGCGCGCCTTGCCACGCCAGCCATTACGGGGGCGCTGCGGCACAGTCCAACCGTCGCAAGCTATCTCGAGGAGACAACCATAGATGAAGTCATGCGTGACCAGCTCCTCCTTATGTTCGAACGGCATGAATGGAACATCTCCCGGGTTGCCAGGGCTCTGGGAGTGACGCGGCGTACCATCTACCTGCGCATCGGCCGGCTGGGGATCAAGCGCCAGCACGTCCGTAAGACGCCGGCCAAGCGGCACGCGACCTAG
- a CDS encoding TrbC/VirB2 family protein, with protein sequence MLLLALGFIAFLVLLLPPQVLAQSPWESSAQKLQTAFTGPIAKALSLVAIVVGGLMFAYGEGQGKKVVAGIVFGVGMAVGAMNFLAWLF encoded by the coding sequence ATGCTCTTGCTGGCTCTAGGCTTCATCGCGTTCCTGGTACTCCTTCTGCCACCACAGGTACTCGCTCAGTCGCCGTGGGAGTCGTCCGCGCAGAAGCTCCAGACGGCGTTCACCGGACCTATCGCGAAGGCCCTCTCGCTCGTCGCCATCGTCGTGGGGGGGCTCATGTTCGCCTACGGCGAGGGCCAGGGGAAGAAGGTCGTCGCGGGGATCGTCTTTGGCGTCGGCATGGCCGTAGGGGCCATGAACTTCCTGGCCTGGCTCTTCTAG
- a CDS encoding VirB3 family type IV secretion system protein has product MRRSPVYKAINKPLTIMGVDRRLFFAAMSLGAGIWNMFNTISGALTALTVAVLIGRWITQTDPQLPRIVLNSGAFRDEYDPAKSD; this is encoded by the coding sequence ATGCGCCGATCCCCCGTCTACAAGGCCATCAACAAGCCCCTGACCATCATGGGGGTCGACCGCCGTCTCTTCTTCGCCGCCATGAGCCTCGGGGCGGGTATCTGGAACATGTTCAACACGATCAGCGGGGCCCTCACCGCGCTCACTGTCGCCGTCCTCATTGGCCGCTGGATCACGCAAACCGATCCCCAGCTCCCGCGGATCGTCCTCAACTCCGGGGCCTTCAGGGATGAGTACGACCCCGCTAAGAGCGATTGA